From a single Mus caroli chromosome X, CAROLI_EIJ_v1.1, whole genome shotgun sequence genomic region:
- the Pdha1 gene encoding pyruvate dehydrogenase E1 component subunit alpha, somatic form, mitochondrial, with product MRKMLAAVSRVLAGTAQKPASRVLVASRNFANDATFEIKKCDLHRLEEGPPVSTVLTREDGLKYYRMMQTVRRMELKADQLYKQKIIRGFCHLCDGQEACCVGLEAGINPTDHLITAYRAHGFTFTRGLPVRAILAELTGRRGGCAKGKGGSMHMYAKNFYGGNGIVGAQVPLGAGIALACKYNGKDEVCLTLYGDGAANQGQIFEAYNMAALWKLPCIFICENNRYGMGTSVERAAASTDYYKRGDFIPGLRVDGMDILCVREATKFAAAYCRSGKGPILMELQTYRYHGHSMSDPGVSYRTREEIQEVRSKSDPIMLLKDRMVNSNLASVEELKEIDVEVRKEIEDAAQFATADPEPPLXELGYHIYSSDAPFEVRGANQWIKFKSVS from the exons AAATGTGACCTTCATCGGCTAGAAGAGGGCCCTCCAGTCAGCACAGTGCTCACCAGAGAGGATGGGCTCAAGTACTACAGGATGATGCAGACTGTGCGCCGGATGGAGCTAAAGGCGGATCAGCTGTATAAGCAGAAAATCATTCGTGGTTTCTGTCATTTGTGTGATGGTCAG GAAGCCTGCTGCGTGGGCCTGGAGGCTGGCATAAACCCCACGGACCACCTCATCACCGCCTATCGAGCACATGGCTTCACCTTCACTCGGGGCCTGCCTGTGCGAGCAATTCTTGCAGAGCTAACAG gaagaagaggaggttgTGCTAAAGGGAAAGGCGGGTCAATGCACATGTACGCCAAGAACTTCTATGGAGGCAATGGCATCGTTGGAGCTCAG GTGCCCCTGGGAGCAGGAATTGCCCTGGCCTGCAAGTACAATGGAAAAGATGAGGTCTGTTTGACATTATACGGCGATGGTGCTGCTAATCAG GGTCAGATCTTTGAAGCTTACAATATGGCAGCACTGTGGAAATTACCTTGCATTTTTATCTGTGAGAACAACCGCTATGGCATGGGGACGTCTGTTGAGAGAGCAGCAGCCAGCACGGACTACTACAAAAGAGGAGATTTTATTCCTGGACTCAGG GTAGATGGAATGGATATCTTGTGTGTCCGAGAGGCAACAAAGTTTGCAGCTGCCTATTGCAGGTCTGGTAAG GGGCCCATCCTGATGGAGCTACAGACTTACCGCTACCATGGACACAGCATGAGTGACCCTGGAGTAAG CTACCGCACTCGAGAAGAAATCCAGGAAGTAAGAAGTAAGAGTGACCCTATTATGCTTCTCAAGGATAGAATGGTGAACAGCAATCTTGCAAGTGTTGAAGAATTAAAG GAGATTGATGTGGAAGTGAGGAAAGAAATCGAGGATGCTGCCCAGTTTGCCACGGCTGATCCTGAGCCCCCGTTGNAGGAACTAGGCTATCACATCTACAGCAGTGACGCTCCCTTTGAAGTGCGTGGTGCCAACCAGTGGATCAAGTTTAAGTCAGTCAGTTAA